The Macaca fascicularis isolate 582-1 chromosome 13, T2T-MFA8v1.1 sequence AGTTGCAATGATTGATATTGTTCACTCTTCACATAGCTTGATGTTCTTACCTTTCTATGTGGAAATAAAGGGCCCTTGGTTGGTGACTTGCTATTCTGCAAAAACCTACATGCCTAAATACTTTTTAatctcaaaaaagcaaacttcctttaggtttctttcttttctttttttttttttttaatgtttaagctGTATATTTACTCATTGAAACACTAGGTAAAATAAGGGTAAAATCAACTAAAGGAAAAATAGTTGTTTGATTCATTTGTACTTAAATTGACTGAAGTAGTACTAACGTCATTATGATGCAGCAAATATAAGACCTCTTTCTACAAAGATTAGCATAACCAACAAATTAGGGGATATAGTAAAACTGAGCCAAAAAGGGTGAGGAAATCAATTAACCGTTTACctcaatagtttttaaaaaataagcaaagcctCAAAATCCCAAACAATAGGAGTATCTTCATAACACCAATTTGTACTTGTATTTCTTATTCTTGAGGTTAGATTCTAAACACTAAAGATATCCAAACTAGTATTAGATCTACTTATCTATAGCCAGAGACAGCTTTTATCATGTTGTCCTTAGCAGTCAAAgttattaaaatgtcttttctccAGGAAGAtccaataggaaaaaaagaaacctctcTGATTAGGCTCCAACCATACTCCACCCTCCATCAAATTGACTGGATAGACATAATGGAAACCAGAACACGTGGTTTCCAAACAAGAAAAATCCTatcagggaggggaggaggggagaggaaggttTAGCCAGTGCCCAGACTGAAATTGAGTAATATCAATTTTACTCATCTTTACATATCTTCAGGTTGCACGTTCGTGGAGTAGTTTAGGAATAAATCCATGGTTTGTGGAGTACTAAATACCTAGTCGTCTGCTGTATTACATTAAGGCCTTCCCCAGCAGCTTCCAAAGCAGCCTCCAAGTCACTGGCAGGAGAATTTGGCTGGAACTGCAAGCAGGACTGTAGAGATTCCTCTTCATAGTCATAGAAGGGACTGTTCCAGGCCTGATTGTTCCAGAACTGGGTGCACCAGGTCTGAGCGTTCCAGGAGTGGCTGCTCCAGGGTGGGACGTTCTGGCTCTGGTTGCTCCAGGATGAATTGTTCCAGGTCTGGTTCCTCCACATCGGAAGATTCCCAATCGGGTTCACCAGGCATCCCTGGTAGTAGGAAGAGTAGTGGCTGGGGTAGGTAGGCGCTGAAGCCTTCTGAGTCACACCATTGGTATTCTTTGGCCAGTTGTTTTTCAGCCACCTCTTGGATTTCATTCTCTGGTTCTGGAACCAGGTCTTCACCTGTTTGTAGCGGAGGTTCAGGATGTTGGAAAGTTCTTGCATctgctggaggctgaggtatCTCTGTCTCTGAAATCTATCATTGAGTACACACAGCTGGGCGGAAGAGAACACAGTTCTGGCCTTCTGTTTCTTGACCGGGACCTTGTCTTCCTTTTTTGTGGCACTATTCTCTGCAGCAGTAGGTTGTCTGCCTTTGGGACTGGTGGAAGAATCGGGGCTGTCCTGAATAAGCAGATCcatggaggaaggaagaggagagacagTCTCCGTGTGAGGCATCTCAGTAGAAGACATTTGCAAGGATGGATAGTTTTCTTCAGGCCCACAAATCACAGGCACAGGTGAAGATTCTTTACCATCTGATGCTTTGAAGCAAGGCAAGCTTTGGGGACAAGCTGGATCCACACTTAGTTTCCTTTAGTTTGGTCTCTTGTCTATCCCTCCTCCCAGGTAGTCGACTTCTGACTTTTTCCCTCTGGCTCTTTAGCTTCTTCTCAGGTCTGGTGATATTGTCATGTCTTTCAAGACTACTCCGTGCccatcttgtgtgtgtgtgtgtgtgtgtgtgtgtttcacatTCTTCTCCAAGGAAACCCTTTAGGTTTcttaaattaaagaataaaatacaaatacgtgcctgtggtttttttaaaaagtaaataatactaAACTATGGAAAGTAAAAACTAAAGTTCCCTCTTTATGCTTTCGCCTACCACACTATTTTCTTCTGAGAGGTAAAGTCTGTTTATTTGGTGTAtacactttcaaatattttcttttagtgcaTTTACATTCATATACTTGTACGTTATGTATACTTTGTTGGCTTAACAATATAGCTGGAAGAACATTCCGTGTTAGTATATCAAAATCTAGTTcattattttcttgttgttgttaatgTTGGAATTTACCTACTCTatcattatttcttcattatcagagatagaaaaaaatcctaaattacTGGGAATACAATGTCGACAACGACCTTACCACATCTGTTAATGTCACAGAGAAATATTTGTAGTAAACATCTACAACCaactttaaagaaatattagTCAGAGTTAATAGTCATGATAAAATAGGGCATAAAGATGACCCTGGCAGCATTCATGGAGATGTGCTGCTGGTGAAGGAGATAAACGGAACAAGGAGGTAAGTGAAGAGACTGTGGCAAACCCAAGTATGTGGTGCAAAAGGCCAGGATAAAGGCAGTATCAACATGAGAGGACGTTTATAAAGGAAAACAAGGTATGCTGGCTACCAATCAGatatagaaagaaaggaaacaggaaaacagGATTATAAAGGAAGCTTAGAGACTAAGAATACTTAGCTACCTGAAACAAAGTGAGAACTGGTTTTGGAACAAAAAGgggacttaattttttttttttttttttgagatgatgtctcgctctgtcgccaaggctggagtgctgtggcacaatctcggctaactgcaacctccacttcccaggttcaagcaattctcctgcctcagcctcccgagcagttgggattacaggcgcatgccaccacacccagctagtttttacatttttagtaaagatggggtttcaccttgtttgccaggctggtcttgaactcctgacctcaagtgattcgcacaccttggcttcctaaagcgttgggattacaggcgtaagccactgtgcccggcctcatttttaaactaattttgagGTGACAGAGAGACATCCAGGTGGATATGTTAACTACACAGTTAGCTAGAAGATGCAAAGCAAAACCTCTGAAGAGAAATGAGTGTAGATTAGAAAGTCATGAAATATTGAAACTCAGAATACAGAAGGAAAGCAGAGATGTATTTTGCAACGCCTGTTCTCCCACAGCCCcctctatttcttttaaatttcttttttcctctttaacaataaaagatgctttttttgtttgtttgggtgtGGGGGGGTGtttgttgtgttgttgttttggaCATCCCACAGCCCCCTCTAAAGGGAGTTGCCCCGCTTACAGTCCCTGCCAAAGGGGAAGCCATAGGCACAACTCTAAGTCAATATAAAAACTGATCAGATCCAGAGTAGGTACTGGACTCACCAACGATCCATCCATATAGGAGCCAACCACAAACCAGTGTCATCTACCTACAAGTGATCAGTTGTGCTAGTCAGATTCTCTCTCTAGGCAAAGAAGCACGGAAAGAAATGCCAATTAGTTGAAGCTGAAAAGATGTCACGAGGTAGAATCAGGGTGATGGTAAATTGACGTCATTCATAAGTCAGTCTGTAAACCGTAAGTGAGCAAATAAGCCAGCCAGAAGGAAGAAtcatagaagcagaaagaccAGGAAAGGGACATACCATGTGGGGCATGAGAGAGACAAAGTAGCTGGCCCCTAGAGCTGCTTGCTTGGTTCCTAACGCCTTTCCAGCTGTAGTACACACAAACCTTCTCATCCTTAACCTGAGGGTCCATTACTACAACAAAAAGACCCTTAGCTTTGTGATGTCCCTACAATGAGAAGGCTGAGGGAAGATGCGAGACAAACAGTAACTTAAGAGGCA is a genomic window containing:
- the LOC102143010 gene encoding homeobox protein NANOG-like, yielding MSSTEMPHTETVSPLPSSMDLLIQDSPDSSTSPKGRQPTAAENSATKKEDKVPVKKQKARTVFSSAQLCVLNDRFQRQRYLSLQQMQELSNILNLRYKQVKTWFQNQRMKSKRWLKNNWPKNTNGVTQKASAPTYPSHYSSYYQGCLVNPIGNLPMWRNQTWNNSSWSNQSQNVPPWSSHSWNAQTWCTQFWNNQAWNSPFYDYEEESLQSCLQFQPNSPASDLEAALEAAGEGLNVIQQTTRYLVLHKPWIYS